One genomic segment of Bradyrhizobium prioriisuperbiae includes these proteins:
- a CDS encoding RraA family protein translates to MTSNTISITDRLQQCYTGVVHDVMRAMGLRDFTLPAELRPILPDKAMAGPAFTILGKVDPNADPHETLLAWTGLLSKAPAGSIWVSQPNDRVVAHMGELSAETLKNKGVRGCVADGFVRDVNFLLALGFQTWCRGYTPRDIVGYWLPAASNVDVKIGDVVIAPGDYLVGDRDGLVRVPAARVEDVVVASEQAIGTESLIRKAILEGMDPQQAYLQYGKF, encoded by the coding sequence ATGACTTCGAATACCATCTCGATCACCGACCGGCTGCAGCAGTGTTACACGGGCGTCGTCCACGACGTGATGCGCGCCATGGGTCTGCGCGATTTCACGCTGCCTGCCGAGCTGCGCCCGATTTTGCCTGATAAGGCGATGGCCGGGCCGGCCTTCACGATTCTCGGCAAGGTCGATCCCAATGCCGATCCGCACGAGACCTTGCTGGCCTGGACCGGGCTGCTGTCGAAGGCGCCGGCCGGGTCGATCTGGGTGTCGCAGCCGAACGACCGGGTGGTGGCGCACATGGGCGAATTGTCGGCGGAGACCCTGAAGAACAAGGGCGTGCGCGGTTGCGTGGCCGACGGCTTCGTCCGCGACGTCAATTTCCTGCTGGCGCTCGGTTTCCAGACCTGGTGCCGCGGCTACACGCCGCGCGACATTGTCGGCTACTGGCTGCCGGCGGCCAGCAATGTCGACGTGAAAATCGGTGACGTCGTGATCGCGCCCGGGGATTATCTGGTCGGCGACCGCGACGGACTGGTTCGCGTACCGGCTGCGCGGGTCGAGGACGTGGTCGTGGCCTCCGAGCAGGCGATCGGGACCGAGAGCCTGATCCGCAAGGCGATCCTGGAGGGTATGGATCCGCAGCAGGCTTATCTGCAATACGGAAAGTTTTAG
- a CDS encoding HlyD family secretion protein produces MMPSRHAAHVACAFLFSLALAGCNEAKLVNYQGWVEADMIFVSPDEAGRVTKQNVREGDEVKVGTPLFSLDDDLQQADLNQSNATLANAQQTFDRAQSLSRTGSGTQASLDSAVSSLRVAEAKVNSSQTRLARRNGFAPIAGSIQQIYFREGEMVGAQRPVLSIMPPGNMKIRFFVPETILPTFALGDDVRVSCDGCAADLTAKIYFIATTAEYTPPVIYSLEERSKLVYLIQARPNKPDSLRVGQPVSVYPIGKARVVSR; encoded by the coding sequence ATGATGCCGTCACGACACGCCGCGCACGTTGCTTGCGCGTTCCTGTTCAGCCTGGCGCTGGCCGGCTGCAACGAGGCAAAGCTGGTCAATTATCAGGGCTGGGTCGAGGCCGACATGATCTTCGTCAGCCCCGACGAAGCCGGCCGGGTGACGAAGCAGAATGTCCGCGAGGGCGACGAGGTCAAGGTCGGCACGCCGCTGTTCTCTCTCGACGACGATCTGCAGCAGGCCGATCTCAATCAGTCCAACGCGACGCTCGCGAATGCCCAGCAGACCTTCGATCGCGCCCAGTCGCTGAGCCGAACCGGATCGGGCACCCAGGCCAGCCTCGATTCCGCGGTGTCGTCGTTGCGGGTGGCGGAGGCGAAGGTCAACAGCTCGCAGACGCGGCTGGCACGACGCAACGGCTTCGCGCCGATCGCGGGTTCGATCCAGCAGATCTACTTCCGCGAAGGCGAGATGGTCGGCGCGCAGCGGCCGGTGCTGTCGATCATGCCGCCGGGCAACATGAAGATCCGCTTCTTCGTGCCGGAAACCATCCTGCCGACGTTCGCCCTCGGTGATGACGTGCGGGTGAGCTGCGACGGCTGCGCCGCTGATCTCACCGCAAAAATCTATTTCATCGCCACCACGGCGGAATACACCCCGCCGGTGATTTACAGCCTGGAGGAGCGCTCCAAGCTGGTCTACCTGATCCAGGCGCGGCCCAACAAGCCGGACAGCCTGCGCGTCGGCCAGCCGGTCAGCGTTTATCCGATCGGCAAAGCGCGGGTCGTGAGCCGATGA
- a CDS encoding ABC transporter permease, which produces MTSSDSNDKGRNPDSGNWMLRTWAMLIKELIQLKRDRVSFAMIVMLPVMQLLLFGYAINTQPRNLPTAVLLQEDSDLARSFLKAMENTAYFKFTRTVSTVAEFDDLFQSGKVLFGVEIPRGFERAVRRGDRPALLVAADATDPVATGTALGALGQLAQTALAHDRVAGDPPVQPFEIRTHARYNPAAASRLNIVPGLVGTILTMTMLIFTALSVTREIERGTMESLLSMPITPVEVMLGKIIPYVLVGFLQATLIVGIGLLLFGVPIYGSLALLALLSTLFIAANLAIGYTFSTIAQNQLQAMQMSMMFFLPNILLSGFMFPFAGMPVWAQWIGEALPLTHFIRIVRAIMLKGSTLENLQYDGLALFGLVLVAMTIAVTRFRRTLD; this is translated from the coding sequence ATGACCAGCTCCGACAGCAACGACAAGGGCCGCAATCCCGACTCCGGCAACTGGATGCTCCGGACCTGGGCGATGCTGATCAAGGAACTGATCCAGCTCAAGCGCGACCGGGTGTCGTTCGCAATGATCGTGATGCTGCCGGTGATGCAACTGTTGCTGTTCGGTTATGCCATCAACACCCAGCCGCGCAACCTGCCGACCGCGGTGCTGCTGCAGGAGGACAGCGATCTCGCGCGCTCGTTCCTGAAGGCGATGGAAAACACCGCGTATTTCAAATTCACCCGCACCGTGAGCACGGTGGCGGAATTCGACGATCTCTTCCAGTCCGGAAAGGTGCTGTTCGGTGTCGAAATCCCCCGTGGCTTCGAGCGCGCGGTGCGGCGTGGCGACCGGCCCGCGCTGCTGGTGGCCGCCGACGCCACCGATCCGGTGGCGACCGGCACCGCGCTCGGCGCGCTGGGGCAATTGGCGCAGACCGCGCTGGCGCATGATCGTGTTGCCGGCGACCCACCGGTCCAGCCGTTCGAGATCAGGACCCATGCGCGCTACAATCCCGCGGCGGCGTCGCGGCTGAACATCGTGCCGGGCCTGGTCGGCACCATTCTCACCATGACCATGCTGATTTTTACGGCGCTGTCGGTGACCCGCGAGATCGAGCGGGGCACCATGGAAAGCCTGTTGTCGATGCCGATTACGCCGGTCGAGGTCATGCTCGGCAAGATCATCCCCTATGTGCTGGTCGGCTTCCTGCAGGCGACGCTGATTGTCGGCATTGGCCTGTTGCTGTTCGGCGTGCCGATCTACGGCAGCCTCGCGCTGCTGGCGCTGTTGAGCACGCTGTTCATCGCGGCCAACCTGGCGATCGGCTACACGTTCTCGACCATTGCGCAGAACCAGCTGCAGGCCATGCAGATGTCGATGATGTTTTTCCTGCCCAACATCCTGCTGTCGGGCTTCATGTTTCCGTTTGCCGGGATGCCGGTGTGGGCGCAGTGGATCGGCGAGGCGCTGCCGCTGACGCATTTCATCCGGATCGTGCGCGCCATCATGCTGAAGGGCTCGACCCTGGAAAACCTGCAGTATGACGGCCTGGCGCTGTTCGGCCTGGTGCTGGTGGCGATGACCATCGCGGTGACCCGCTTCCGGCGGACGCTGGACTGA
- a CDS encoding ABC transporter ATP-binding protein has protein sequence MTASALTTQASDIAIEVSGLSKSFNGRAVVQDLSMQVRRGAIYGFLGPNGSGKTTTIRMLCGLLTPDSGEGTCLGYDIRRDADKIKRRVGYMTQRFSLYQDLSVRENLEFVARLYGMDNPRAAARDMIKRLGLSGREEQLAGELSGGWKQRLALGACTLPGPQLLLLDEPTAGVDPKARREFWNEIHALAAEGLTVLVSTHYMDEAERCHEIAYIAYGKLLAHGTVEQVIAQSALTTYTVTGAELNGLAHDITGKPGVDMVAPFGTSLHVSGRDAKALEDSIAPYRSRDGVTWQKTEPSLEDVFIELMGRSKDNFSG, from the coding sequence ATGACCGCGTCCGCTCTCACCACGCAGGCTAGCGATATCGCCATCGAAGTGTCGGGGCTGTCGAAATCATTCAACGGGCGTGCCGTGGTGCAGGATCTGTCGATGCAGGTGCGTCGCGGGGCGATCTATGGCTTCCTCGGACCGAACGGCTCCGGCAAAACCACCACCATTCGCATGCTGTGCGGTTTGCTCACTCCGGACAGCGGCGAGGGCACCTGCCTCGGCTATGACATCCGCCGCGACGCCGACAAGATCAAGCGGCGGGTCGGCTACATGACGCAGCGCTTCAGCCTGTATCAGGACCTGTCGGTGCGCGAGAACCTGGAATTTGTGGCCCGGCTGTACGGCATGGATAATCCACGTGCGGCGGCGCGCGACATGATCAAGCGCCTTGGCTTGAGCGGGCGCGAGGAGCAACTCGCAGGCGAGCTGTCCGGCGGCTGGAAGCAGCGTCTGGCGCTTGGCGCCTGCACGCTGCCGGGTCCGCAATTGCTGTTGCTCGACGAGCCCACCGCCGGCGTCGATCCCAAGGCGCGGCGCGAGTTCTGGAACGAGATCCATGCCCTCGCCGCCGAAGGGCTCACCGTGCTGGTGTCGACGCACTACATGGACGAAGCCGAGCGTTGCCACGAGATTGCTTACATCGCTTACGGCAAGCTATTGGCCCACGGCACCGTCGAACAGGTGATCGCGCAATCGGCGCTGACCACCTATACCGTCACCGGCGCTGAGCTGAACGGCCTGGCCCACGACATCACCGGCAAGCCCGGTGTCGACATGGTGGCGCCGTTCGGCACCAGCCTGCACGTCTCGGGACGTGATGCCAAGGCTCTGGAAGATTCAATTGCGCCTTATCGGTCGCGCGACGGTGTGACCTGGCAGAAGACCGAGCCGTCGCTGGAAGACGTGTTCATCGAATTGATGGGCCGCTCCAAGGACAATTTTTCAGGATAA